One genomic segment of Hordeum vulgare subsp. vulgare chromosome 2H, MorexV3_pseudomolecules_assembly, whole genome shotgun sequence includes these proteins:
- the LOC123425672 gene encoding caffeoylshikimate esterase, which yields MTQEEAPAPVNFWGEHPATESEYYAAHGAEGESSYFTTPDDAGARRLFTRSWRPAGGGAGARPRALVFMVHGYGNDISWTFQATAVFLARSGFACFAADLPGHGRSHGLQAFVPDLEVAVADLLAFFRSVRRREEHAGLPCFLFGESMGGAICLLIHLRTSPEEWAGAVLVAPMCRISDRIRPRWPVPEILTLVSRFAPTLPIVPTADLIEKSVKVPAKRLIAARNPMRYNGRPRLGTVMELLRATDELGARLGEITIPFLVVHGSADEVTDPAVSRALHEAAASEDKTIKMYDGMLHSMLFGEPEENIERVRGDILAWLSERCTPTSTS from the coding sequence ATGACTCAGGAAGAAGCGCCGGCGCCCGTGAACTTCTGGGGCGAACACCCGGCGACGGAGTCGGAGTACTACGCGGCCCACGGCGCGGAGGGCGAGTCCTCCTACTTCACCACGCCGGACGACGCGGGCGCGCGCCGCCTCTTCACGCGCTCGTGGCGGCCGGCGGGTGGGGGCGCCGGCGCTCGGCCGAGGGCGCTCGTGTTCATGGTCCACGGCTACGGCAACGACATCAGCTGGACCTTCCAGGCCACGGCCGTCTTCCTGGCCCGCTCCGGCTTCGCCTGCTTCGCCGCCGACCTCCCCGGCCACGGCCGCTCCCACGGCCTGCAGGCCTTCGTCCCCGATCTCGAGGTCGCCGTCGCCGACCTCCTCGCCTTCTTCCGGTCCGTCCGGCGGCGCGAGGAGCACGCCGGGCTGCCGTGCTTCCTGTTCGGAGAGTCAATGGGCGGGGCCATCTGCCTGCTTATCCACCTCCGCACGTCGCCGGAGGAGTGGGCGGGGGCCGTGCTGGTGGCGCCCATGTGCAGGATCTCCGACCGGATCCGGCCGCGCTGGCCGGTGCCGGAGATCCTCACCCTCGTGTCGCGGTTCGCGCCGACTCTCCCCATCGTGCCCACGGCCGACCTCATCGAGAAGTCCGTCAAGGTGCCCGCCAAGCGCCTGATCGCCGCGCGCAACCCCATGCGCTACAACGGCCGGCCCAGGCTCGGCACCGTCATGGAGCTGCTGCGCGCCACCGACGAGCTAGGCGCGCGCCTCGGCGAGATCACCATCCCGTTCCTCGTCGTGCACGGCAGCGCCGACGAGGTGACCGACCCCGCTGTCAGCCGCGCGTTGCACGAGGCCGCGGCCAGCGAGGACAAGACCATCAAGATGTACGACGGGATGCTTCACTCCATGCTCTTCGGCGAGCCGGAGGAGAACATTGAGCGCGTCCGGGGCGACATCCTCGCCTGGCTGAGCGAGAGATGCACGCCGACATCAACTTCCTGA